A single genomic interval of Koleobacter methoxysyntrophicus harbors:
- a CDS encoding HrpE/YscL family type III secretion apparatus protein has product MTIEEIKAVKEAEKEAEKIRIDAQKRAAQIIKEAKNKAEELIEQAIKEAEHEGTNMVRDAEESSSKEVDNIKKEYEQKYKVMEEQALKNMDKAVNFIMERIVTTNGKS; this is encoded by the coding sequence TTGACAATCGAAGAAATAAAAGCTGTTAAAGAAGCTGAAAAGGAAGCTGAAAAAATCCGCATCGATGCCCAGAAGAGGGCAGCCCAGATTATCAAGGAGGCCAAGAATAAGGCAGAAGAACTCATCGAACAAGCGATAAAAGAAGCCGAACATGAAGGAACAAATATGGTAAGGGATGCCGAAGAATCCAGTTCAAAGGAGGTTGACAATATAAAGAAGGAATATGAACAAAAATATAAAGTTATGGAAGAACAGGCTTTGAAAAATATGGATAAAGCCGTAAACTTTATTATGGAGAGGATAGTGACGACCAATGGCAAAAGTTAA
- a CDS encoding ATP synthase subunit A, whose product MKEGRITKVSGPLVVAEGLDNAKMFDVVRVGPMRLIGEVIEIRGSKASIQVYEETAGLSPGDPVVTTGEPLSVELAPGMLEGIFDGIQRPLNLIEEKAGAFITRGIEVPSIDREKKWKFEPRVKPGDKVQGGDIIGTVQETVIVEHRIMVPHGIEGTVEEIKSGEFTVVDTIARIKTAEGIKEIQMLQKWPVRKIRPYKKKLAPEEPMSTGQRVIDTFFPVAKGGTACIPGPFGSGKTVVQHQLAKWADADIVVYIGCGERGNEMTDVLLEFPELTDPKSGEPLMKRTVLIANTSNMPVAAREASIYTGITIAEYFRDMGYSVALMADSTSRWAEALREMSGRLEEMPGEEGYPAYLASRLAEFYERAGKVVCAGSDDRIGALTAVGAVSPPGGDLSEPVTQGTLRVVKVFWALDAALAYARHFPAINWLTSYSLYLDKIEEWIDKQINQEWSSLRAEAMRLLQEESELQEIVRLVGIDALSVKDRLTLESAKSIREDYLHQNAFHEVDTYASLKKQYSMLKLIIMFHNEANKAIDAGAAFKDIVNLPVREKIARAKYIPEDRIEEINAIQKDIKEQLEALVTEGGMLSA is encoded by the coding sequence TTGAAAGAAGGTAGGATTACCAAGGTTTCTGGTCCCCTTGTTGTTGCAGAAGGCCTTGACAACGCCAAGATGTTCGATGTGGTAAGGGTCGGGCCTATGCGGCTCATCGGGGAAGTTATAGAAATCCGCGGCAGCAAGGCTTCTATTCAGGTTTATGAAGAGACTGCCGGATTAAGCCCCGGAGACCCGGTAGTAACTACGGGTGAACCACTGAGCGTTGAACTGGCTCCGGGTATGCTTGAAGGGATCTTTGATGGTATTCAGAGGCCCTTAAATCTAATCGAAGAAAAAGCAGGGGCGTTTATTACAAGGGGTATAGAAGTACCCTCTATAGATAGAGAAAAGAAATGGAAGTTCGAGCCCAGGGTTAAGCCGGGAGATAAGGTGCAGGGCGGAGATATAATCGGTACCGTTCAGGAAACGGTAATCGTAGAGCACAGGATAATGGTGCCCCACGGAATAGAGGGGACTGTGGAAGAGATTAAATCAGGGGAATTTACTGTTGTTGATACCATTGCCAGGATAAAGACCGCTGAGGGCATAAAAGAAATACAGATGCTTCAAAAATGGCCTGTTCGTAAGATAAGGCCGTATAAAAAGAAACTGGCTCCGGAAGAGCCGATGTCAACAGGGCAGAGGGTTATCGATACCTTTTTCCCTGTAGCTAAAGGAGGAACGGCATGTATCCCTGGGCCTTTCGGAAGCGGGAAAACTGTTGTCCAGCACCAGCTTGCAAAATGGGCCGATGCCGACATTGTGGTATATATAGGGTGCGGAGAACGGGGTAATGAGATGACCGACGTTCTTCTGGAATTCCCGGAACTGACAGACCCTAAGAGCGGCGAACCGCTTATGAAACGGACCGTTCTTATTGCCAATACCTCAAATATGCCCGTTGCGGCCAGGGAGGCTTCAATATACACGGGGATCACAATAGCCGAGTATTTCAGAGACATGGGATACAGTGTTGCCCTGATGGCCGATTCTACCTCCCGCTGGGCAGAAGCCTTAAGGGAGATGTCAGGCCGTCTTGAGGAAATGCCCGGTGAGGAAGGTTATCCCGCATATCTTGCTTCGAGGCTGGCTGAGTTTTATGAGAGGGCCGGCAAGGTTGTGTGTGCGGGAAGCGATGACCGCATAGGTGCCCTAACGGCCGTTGGCGCCGTATCACCGCCGGGTGGGGACCTTTCTGAACCCGTTACCCAGGGTACATTGAGGGTTGTTAAGGTGTTCTGGGCCCTGGATGCAGCCCTGGCATATGCCCGACACTTCCCGGCCATAAACTGGCTGACCAGTTATTCCCTGTATCTGGATAAGATCGAGGAATGGATAGACAAACAGATTAACCAGGAATGGAGCAGTTTAAGGGCTGAGGCAATGAGATTGCTGCAGGAAGAATCAGAACTTCAGGAAATCGTAAGGCTGGTAGGTATTGATGCCCTTTCGGTAAAGGACAGGTTGACCCTGGAGTCAGCCAAGTCCATTAGGGAGGATTATCTCCACCAGAATGCCTTTCACGAAGTGGATACCTATGCCTCCCTCAAGAAACAGTACAGCATGTTAAAGCTTATAATTATGTTCCACAATGAGGCCAACAAAGCCATTGATGCCGGTGCGGCCTTTAAAGATATAGTAAACCTCCCGGTAAGGGAAAAAATAGCCAGAGCGAAATATATTCCTGAAGACAGGATAGAAGAAATAAATGCTATACAGAAGGATATCAAAGAACAGCTTGAGGCCCTGGTGACAGAGGGAGGGATGTTAAGTGCTTAA
- the atpB gene encoding F0F1 ATP synthase subunit A: MIFSFKAFGQTVEITETVIVTWFIMALLTLVAIYSTRKLKTLPEGLQNGVEIFVEGVEWLIVNTMGEKGRGFIPFIGSLGLFLLSANLIGLAALRPPTSDLSTTLALATIVFVLTQYYGIKEKGLISYLKGFARPLPLMLPLNIIGELANPFSMAFRLFGNILGGVIIMGLLYRAAPVLIPVPLHIYFDIFAGIIQTFIFIMLAMVFISMAMD; the protein is encoded by the coding sequence GTGATTTTTTCCTTTAAAGCCTTCGGTCAAACTGTTGAAATTACTGAAACTGTAATAGTAACATGGTTTATAATGGCGCTGCTAACACTGGTGGCCATATACAGCACCCGGAAACTGAAAACCCTACCCGAAGGATTACAAAATGGGGTTGAGATTTTTGTGGAAGGCGTAGAATGGCTGATAGTAAATACAATGGGGGAAAAAGGAAGGGGGTTTATTCCGTTTATTGGCAGTCTCGGTTTATTCCTCCTTTCAGCAAACCTTATTGGGCTGGCTGCCTTAAGGCCGCCAACTTCTGACTTGAGTACGACCCTTGCCCTTGCAACTATTGTTTTTGTACTGACCCAGTATTATGGTATAAAGGAAAAGGGGCTAATTTCATATTTAAAAGGGTTTGCCCGACCCCTGCCATTAATGTTACCCCTCAACATAATAGGGGAGCTGGCGAATCCATTTTCCATGGCGTTTCGTCTCTTCGGCAATATCCTGGGAGGCGTAATTATAATGGGGCTCCTTTACAGGGCAGCACCCGTATTAATCCCCGTGCCCCTCCATATATATTTCGATATTTTTGCGGGGATAATCCAGACTTTTATTTTTATTATGCTTGCAATGGTCTTTATTTCAATGGCCATGGATTAA
- a CDS encoding V-type ATP synthase subunit E, with translation MEGMEKIKERILEDARREADKIIRGAEKEAQNILDHAEKTARQRKKALYEKAQKDSQEARRKTLAMAELEMRKGLLAVKQKMVDTAFERALEKLRNLEGKDYENMIMGMMEKAVETGNEEIILSPNDLKKFKPEFLSTVNQRLSKKGIKSNLKIAEETRNIQGGFILKGEGVEVNNSFESIIRMERDEIESQVAAILFGE, from the coding sequence ATGGAAGGAATGGAGAAAATTAAAGAGAGGATTTTGGAGGATGCCCGCCGTGAAGCCGATAAAATAATCCGGGGAGCAGAAAAGGAAGCCCAGAATATACTTGACCATGCTGAGAAAACTGCCCGGCAAAGGAAAAAGGCCTTATATGAAAAGGCACAAAAGGATTCTCAGGAGGCCAGGAGGAAAACCCTGGCTATGGCTGAACTTGAGATGCGTAAAGGACTGCTGGCAGTAAAACAGAAAATGGTCGATACAGCCTTCGAGAGAGCCCTGGAAAAACTCCGGAATCTGGAAGGCAAAGATTACGAAAATATGATCATGGGGATGATGGAAAAGGCCGTTGAAACGGGGAATGAAGAGATAATTCTTTCCCCCAATGACCTTAAAAAGTTTAAACCGGAATTTTTGTCAACTGTTAACCAAAGGCTTTCAAAGAAAGGAATAAAATCAAACCTTAAGATTGCCGAGGAAACCAGAAATATCCAGGGAGGTTTTATTTTAAAAGGTGAAGGGGTAGAAGTCAACAATTCTTTTGAATCCATCATAAGAATGGAAAGAGATGAAATAGAATCCCAGGTTGCAGCTATCCTCTTCGGGGAATAA
- a CDS encoding V-type ATP synthase subunit D, which produces MEIRVNPTRMELTKLKKRLKIAKRGHKLLKDKQDELIKKFVDLVKRNKELREQVEKELTSALRDFVMARAVMPGEVLEESLMYPVGSVDIEVGRKNIMSVIVPTIKAVQQQENKNIFSYGFYNTTGQLDDAITVLSGILPKLLELAEVEKTCQLMAAEIEKTRRRVNALEHIMIPQMTDKIKYITMKLDENERGNLTRLMKIKEMVMVEGRV; this is translated from the coding sequence GTGGAAATTAGAGTTAATCCAACCCGGATGGAGTTAACCAAACTTAAGAAGCGATTAAAGATAGCCAAAAGGGGCCATAAGCTCTTGAAAGATAAGCAGGATGAGCTGATTAAGAAGTTCGTGGACCTGGTAAAAAGGAACAAGGAACTGAGGGAACAGGTGGAGAAGGAGCTCACCTCAGCCCTCAGGGACTTTGTTATGGCCAGGGCCGTAATGCCCGGCGAGGTCCTTGAAGAGAGCCTGATGTATCCTGTAGGCAGTGTCGATATAGAGGTAGGCCGCAAGAATATTATGAGCGTTATTGTCCCGACTATTAAAGCCGTCCAGCAGCAGGAGAACAAAAACATCTTTTCTTACGGCTTCTACAATACCACAGGTCAGCTGGATGATGCCATAACGGTCCTTTCGGGGATTCTGCCCAAGCTTCTTGAGCTTGCAGAAGTGGAAAAGACCTGTCAGCTTATGGCTGCCGAAATAGAAAAGACACGCCGAAGGGTTAATGCCTTAGAGCATATAATGATACCGCAGATGACGGATAAAATTAAGTATATAACTATGAAACTGGATGAAAATGAAAGAGGAAATCTCACCCGCCTGATGAAGATAAAGGAAATGGTCATGGTGGAAGGCAGGGTATAG
- a CDS encoding V-type ATP synthase subunit F: protein MYKLGIIGDKDTVLAFKALGLSTYPVVEPGEAERALKKMVTENYAVVFITEQIAEEIKDTVDEYSQNILPSIILIPNNQGSTGIGLKKIKSSVEKAIGVDILFESEGEEIERR from the coding sequence ATGTATAAGCTGGGTATAATCGGAGATAAGGATACGGTTCTGGCTTTTAAAGCCCTGGGGCTTTCTACCTATCCGGTGGTTGAGCCCGGGGAAGCTGAGCGGGCCTTAAAAAAGATGGTCACGGAAAATTATGCAGTTGTCTTTATTACAGAGCAGATAGCGGAAGAGATAAAGGATACTGTCGATGAGTATTCTCAAAATATCTTGCCGTCAATTATCCTTATTCCCAATAACCAGGGTTCTACGGGAATCGGCTTGAAGAAAATAAAAAGCTCTGTAGAAAAGGCTATAGGAGTAGATATTTTATTTGAAAGTGAGGGAGAGGAAATTGAAAGAAGGTAG
- a CDS encoding ATP synthase subunit I gives MNFQNLQFLIIRKTLIAASFISIIILYAFDEITSLFWFFYGIIISILNFRLLALNVKKSIRMTPEKSRIYAFTGYTVRYVLNFIAFMVAVKSSATGLLLAAAGYLLIKAVIIADPFLNHLKFRKE, from the coding sequence TTGAACTTTCAGAATCTTCAATTTCTAATAATTAGGAAAACATTAATCGCGGCATCCTTTATATCTATAATTATACTGTATGCATTTGATGAAATAACTTCACTATTCTGGTTTTTTTATGGTATCATTATAAGCATATTAAACTTTAGATTATTAGCTTTAAATGTAAAAAAGTCCATTAGAATGACCCCTGAAAAATCCAGGATATATGCATTTACTGGATATACCGTCAGGTATGTTCTGAATTTTATTGCCTTTATGGTTGCCGTTAAATCTTCGGCAACCGGCTTATTACTGGCTGCTGCAGGATATTTGCTCATCAAAGCTGTAATAATTGCTGACCCATTTTTAAATCACCTGAAATTCAGGAAGGAGTAG
- a CDS encoding V-type ATP synthase subunit C, translating into MSSNEYLYAVSRIKALETKLLTKSIVERMLEAPTAQDALKILGETEYGTSFGEVESVYDFEKVINNELKKTYKVIDESTKNPLFTRLSTLRYDFHNLKVLIKGEYLGEDYQRITTELGTVPVDKILRAVREMDYKDLPPFMKQAAEEAVVDFEFHKDPQRIDLILDRHLFRNLYKTARETGHRFPVEVISTEIDLININTFLRARKMGRDARFLESALLDNGTLDKSLFLESLNEPLGGFIERLSMGRYGELAGEGIQSVEETKSTTALEKMMDDFLLNMVKKGKLAPFGVEPIIGYIKARENEGKIIRMIMVGKINQVPADKIRERLRDVYV; encoded by the coding sequence ATGTCAAGCAACGAATATCTATATGCAGTTTCGAGGATAAAAGCCCTGGAAACAAAATTGCTTACTAAAAGCATCGTGGAAAGAATGCTGGAGGCCCCGACAGCCCAGGACGCCTTGAAAATCCTGGGAGAAACGGAGTACGGAACCTCTTTTGGAGAAGTGGAAAGTGTCTATGACTTTGAAAAGGTTATAAACAATGAACTTAAAAAGACGTATAAGGTAATTGATGAATCTACAAAAAACCCTCTTTTTACCAGACTGTCAACCCTTAGGTATGATTTCCACAATCTCAAGGTTTTGATAAAAGGGGAGTACCTCGGTGAGGATTATCAGAGGATTACCACGGAACTGGGGACGGTTCCTGTAGATAAAATTTTAAGGGCTGTTCGGGAAATGGATTATAAAGACCTGCCGCCTTTTATGAAACAGGCAGCAGAAGAAGCAGTGGTAGATTTCGAATTCCACAAAGACCCCCAGAGGATCGATCTTATACTGGACAGACACCTTTTTAGAAATTTATATAAAACAGCCAGAGAAACGGGTCATAGATTCCCGGTAGAGGTAATTTCCACAGAGATTGACCTCATAAATATCAATACCTTTTTAAGGGCCAGGAAAATGGGCCGGGACGCCCGGTTTTTGGAGAGTGCTCTCCTGGATAACGGGACACTGGATAAATCCCTGTTCCTCGAGAGCCTTAATGAGCCTTTAGGGGGCTTTATAGAAAGACTTTCCATGGGCAGATACGGCGAACTGGCCGGTGAAGGCATTCAATCAGTAGAAGAAACTAAAAGCACCACAGCCCTTGAAAAGATGATGGATGATTTCCTCCTGAATATGGTTAAAAAGGGCAAACTTGCCCCTTTCGGGGTAGAGCCCATTATCGGTTACATTAAAGCCAGAGAAAATGAGGGGAAAATCATCAGGATGATAATGGTTGGCAAGATCAATCAGGTCCCTGCTGATAAAATAAGAGAAAGGTTACGTGATGTCTATGTATAA
- the arcC gene encoding carbamate kinase, whose amino-acid sequence MRRVVVALGGNAILQPGQRGTFSEQFDNVKKASNEIIKLIDKGFKVVVTHGNGPQVGNILLQNEIAKKIVPPMPLFVCGAQSQGLIGIMLQQALREKLIENKIELSVATILTQVEVRDDDPAFKNPLKPIGPFYSEEEAREMIKQGVVMKEDAGRGWRRVVPSPDPIDIVEKHALKQLLSNNTLVIACGGGGIPVVKDPKGNYKGVEAVIDKDLAAEKLAESIDAELLIILTDVPKVAINYGKENQTDLGKVTAEEMRRYQREGHFKDGSMGPKVEAALRFVEYKKGTAVITALDKCEEALKGENGTVITS is encoded by the coding sequence TTGAGAAGGGTTGTTGTTGCTCTGGGAGGCAATGCTATACTGCAGCCGGGTCAGAGAGGAACATTTTCCGAACAATTTGACAATGTTAAAAAGGCATCTAATGAAATAATCAAACTTATCGATAAAGGGTTTAAAGTTGTAGTAACCCATGGAAACGGCCCGCAGGTCGGGAATATACTTTTGCAAAATGAAATCGCAAAAAAAATTGTCCCGCCCATGCCCCTTTTCGTATGTGGAGCCCAGAGCCAGGGTTTGATAGGGATAATGCTGCAGCAGGCACTCCGTGAAAAATTAATTGAGAACAAGATAGAGCTTTCTGTTGCTACTATACTTACACAGGTTGAAGTAAGGGATGACGACCCTGCTTTTAAAAACCCCCTTAAACCCATAGGCCCTTTTTACAGTGAAGAAGAGGCTCGGGAAATGATAAAACAGGGCGTCGTGATGAAGGAAGATGCCGGTCGGGGATGGAGAAGAGTTGTACCTTCGCCTGATCCAATAGATATTGTTGAGAAACATGCATTGAAACAGCTCTTATCGAATAATACCCTTGTAATAGCCTGTGGCGGAGGAGGTATACCGGTTGTTAAAGACCCTAAGGGCAATTATAAAGGGGTAGAAGCGGTTATCGATAAAGACCTGGCAGCCGAAAAACTTGCCGAGAGCATCGATGCAGAATTGCTGATAATTCTTACGGATGTACCTAAGGTCGCTATAAATTATGGAAAGGAAAACCAAACTGATTTGGGGAAAGTAACAGCTGAAGAAATGAGAAGATATCAGCGAGAAGGCCATTTTAAAGACGGCAGCATGGGGCCTAAGGTTGAAGCAGCTCTTAGGTTTGTGGAATACAAAAAGGGAACAGCGGTCATAACGGCTTTGGATAAATGCGAGGAGGCCTTAAAAGGGGAAAATGGGACAGTTATAACCTCTTAA
- a CDS encoding V-type ATP synthase subunit B: protein MLKEYKTVREVAGPLMLVEQVEGVKYDELVEIELANGETRRGKVLEVNGDKALVQLFEGSTGINIYDARVRFLGKSIELPVSMDILGRVFDGFGRPRDNGPRIIPEKRLDINGNPINPTARDYPSEFIQTGISAIDGLNTLVRGQKLPLFSGSGLPHSQLAAQIARQARVLGGEESRFAIVFAAIGITFEEADFFISDFTRTGAIDRSVLFMNLANDPAIERIATPRMALTAAEYLAYEKDMHVLVILTDITNYCEALREISAARKEVPGRRGYPGYLYTDLSTIYERAGRIKGKKGSITQIPILTMPEDDKTHPIPDLTGYITEGQIILNRDLFRKGINPPIDVLPSLSRLKDKGIGAGKTREDHADTMNQLYAAYARGKEAKELAAILGEAALSDVDKLFAKFADEFEKRYVSQGEYENRSIIDTLTIGWELLTILPKAELKRIRDEYIDKYLPEKGDA, encoded by the coding sequence GTGCTTAAGGAATATAAAACCGTTAGAGAAGTTGCCGGCCCCCTGATGCTGGTAGAACAGGTCGAAGGGGTAAAATACGATGAACTGGTGGAAATAGAGCTTGCAAACGGTGAAACCAGGAGGGGCAAGGTCCTTGAAGTAAACGGTGATAAAGCCCTGGTGCAGCTCTTTGAAGGGTCAACGGGTATTAATATCTATGACGCCAGGGTTAGATTCCTCGGTAAAAGTATAGAGTTACCCGTATCGATGGACATCCTCGGCAGGGTTTTCGATGGGTTCGGGAGGCCCAGAGACAACGGCCCGAGGATTATCCCTGAAAAAAGGCTGGATATAAACGGTAACCCTATCAATCCTACGGCCAGGGACTACCCGTCGGAGTTTATTCAAACGGGTATATCTGCCATCGACGGGCTGAATACCCTTGTGCGCGGTCAGAAGCTTCCCCTCTTCTCGGGTTCAGGTCTGCCCCACTCACAGCTGGCGGCCCAGATTGCCCGTCAGGCCAGGGTGCTGGGAGGAGAAGAAAGCAGATTCGCTATAGTATTCGCTGCTATCGGTATAACCTTTGAAGAAGCCGACTTTTTCATTTCCGATTTTACAAGGACCGGTGCGATAGACCGCTCTGTCCTGTTTATGAACCTGGCCAATGACCCGGCCATCGAGCGTATAGCGACACCCCGTATGGCGTTGACGGCAGCGGAATACCTGGCTTATGAAAAGGATATGCACGTCCTTGTAATACTTACAGATATAACCAATTACTGCGAGGCATTGAGGGAGATCTCCGCTGCCCGTAAAGAGGTGCCCGGCCGCCGCGGTTATCCGGGTTACCTTTACACCGACCTTTCTACGATCTATGAGAGGGCAGGAAGAATTAAGGGCAAAAAGGGTTCTATAACCCAGATACCGATCCTGACCATGCCTGAAGATGATAAAACCCACCCTATCCCCGACCTTACGGGATATATCACAGAAGGTCAGATAATCCTCAACAGGGACCTTTTCAGGAAGGGTATAAACCCGCCTATAGATGTGCTGCCGTCCTTATCCCGTCTCAAGGATAAGGGTATAGGTGCAGGCAAAACCCGGGAGGACCATGCGGATACTATGAACCAGCTGTATGCTGCATATGCCCGGGGCAAGGAGGCCAAGGAACTGGCAGCCATCCTCGGAGAAGCGGCTTTGAGTGATGTAGATAAGCTCTTTGCCAAATTTGCCGATGAATTTGAAAAACGGTACGTATCTCAGGGAGAATACGAAAACCGGAGTATTATCGATACTTTAACTATCGGGTGGGAGCTTTTAACCATTCTTCCCAAGGCAGAACTCAAGCGGATCAGGGATGAATACATCGATAAGTACCTGCCCGAAAAAGGGGATGCTTAG
- a CDS encoding V-type ATP synthase subunit K: MEISLGQFFAVFGAAVAVLLPGIGSAIGVGIAGQSAAGVVTEDPGKFGQTLLLQALPGTQGIYGLLTGFVIMQRIGLIGGNLASLTTYQGLLILSAALPIGFVGLLSAIYQGKTAAAGIGIVAKRPEELAKGITYAAMVETYAVLALLASILMLFGIQI; this comes from the coding sequence ATGGAAATAAGCTTAGGTCAATTTTTTGCAGTTTTTGGAGCTGCTGTTGCAGTATTGCTACCGGGGATTGGTTCTGCTATCGGCGTAGGAATAGCCGGTCAAAGTGCTGCCGGTGTGGTTACGGAGGATCCGGGAAAATTCGGACAAACACTGCTTCTCCAGGCACTACCCGGTACACAGGGCATTTACGGTCTTCTGACCGGTTTCGTAATTATGCAGAGAATAGGCCTGATAGGGGGAAATCTGGCAAGCCTTACCACATATCAGGGGCTTTTAATACTCAGTGCGGCCCTGCCTATAGGGTTTGTCGGCCTTCTGTCGGCTATTTACCAGGGTAAAACAGCTGCTGCGGGCATAGGAATCGTTGCTAAAAGGCCTGAAGAACTGGCAAAAGGTATCACTTATGCAGCTATGGTTGAAACCTATGCCGTGTTGGCGCTGCTCGCTTCGATACTTATGCTCTTCGGAATCCAGATTTAA
- a CDS encoding V-type ATP synthase subunit I encodes MAKVNIKRMSVLALQKDKDRILKLLQEMGNIEVIDLKEEISDDDWCRIFEEEVEAKNRDEIEGKLNDITFALDFISRYDKTKKPLFADKPVFKEEALAEIAEKKEIWGAIQKCRRLDEELNEIKSEEMKLYNIIAALEPWKNLQVPIEDVGVHSKVAFLTGTLPAKGIEKIQDEIKKTVPESSIQVIGGDRETSYVFLAYYRDGEQGIMDILKNNGWSKVDLPKLQGTPEQALQQAETRLAELDALRQEIVLKANDLIEYRSSLEVLADYFSMLKARKDVYQNTGKTKYSFYLEGWVPEPQMERVVKALRKEIEGINISFRDPKDGEDVPMVLKNPKFVEPFELITELYSLPNQRDIDPNLFMAPFFFIYFGMMVSDAGYGIIMSLLAVAAMKMIKPKGMAKKLFDLIFLGGVSTFIWGAIFGGWFGNLIKLPPIWMNPLDDPIRLLIFSFILGIIQIYTGLCLQAYKNIRDGNTTAALFDQGMWMIFLAGCIMFALPGMAQVAKIVAIAGAIGLVLTQGRHQRNPVLKLGSGILSLYDATGFLSDVLSYSRVLALGLATGVIATVINTMGELIGVNFIGYIFMIILLIGGHLFNIAINALGAYVHSSRLQYVEFFSKFYEGGGRAFQPFKINTKYINLENGEEI; translated from the coding sequence ATGGCAAAAGTTAATATCAAACGGATGTCTGTTCTTGCTCTCCAGAAAGATAAGGACAGGATTTTAAAACTGCTGCAGGAAATGGGGAATATCGAGGTTATCGACCTTAAGGAAGAAATTTCCGATGATGACTGGTGCCGGATTTTCGAGGAGGAAGTGGAAGCAAAAAACAGAGACGAAATTGAAGGGAAGCTCAATGACATAACTTTTGCCCTGGATTTTATCTCCCGGTATGATAAAACGAAGAAACCATTATTTGCTGATAAGCCGGTATTTAAAGAAGAGGCCCTGGCAGAGATTGCTGAAAAGAAGGAGATTTGGGGAGCTATCCAGAAGTGCCGCCGGTTGGATGAAGAGCTCAATGAGATAAAGAGCGAAGAAATGAAGCTCTACAATATAATAGCGGCCCTAGAACCATGGAAAAACCTCCAGGTTCCCATTGAGGACGTGGGTGTACATTCTAAAGTTGCCTTTCTAACAGGTACCCTTCCTGCAAAAGGGATAGAAAAGATTCAGGATGAAATTAAAAAAACCGTTCCTGAAAGCTCGATTCAAGTTATAGGCGGTGATAGGGAAACCAGCTATGTTTTCCTTGCCTATTACAGGGATGGAGAACAGGGTATTATGGATATCCTGAAAAATAACGGGTGGAGCAAGGTAGACCTTCCCAAACTCCAAGGGACGCCGGAACAGGCCTTACAGCAGGCCGAAACCCGCCTTGCAGAACTGGATGCTTTAAGACAGGAGATAGTATTGAAAGCTAATGACTTAATTGAATACAGGTCCAGTCTGGAAGTGCTGGCGGACTACTTCAGCATGCTTAAAGCCCGGAAGGATGTGTATCAAAATACTGGCAAAACGAAGTATTCCTTTTATTTAGAGGGATGGGTTCCCGAACCCCAAATGGAAAGGGTTGTTAAGGCACTTAGAAAGGAAATTGAGGGTATCAATATTTCCTTCAGAGACCCAAAGGATGGGGAAGACGTTCCGATGGTTTTGAAAAACCCGAAGTTTGTTGAACCCTTTGAATTGATTACAGAACTTTACAGTCTGCCAAACCAGAGGGACATTGACCCCAACCTGTTCATGGCACCCTTTTTCTTCATATATTTCGGGATGATGGTAAGTGATGCAGGGTACGGGATCATTATGTCACTGCTGGCTGTAGCAGCTATGAAAATGATTAAACCTAAAGGTATGGCCAAAAAGCTTTTCGATCTGATATTCCTTGGAGGGGTTTCTACCTTCATCTGGGGAGCAATATTTGGTGGATGGTTTGGAAACCTGATAAAATTACCTCCGATCTGGATGAATCCTTTAGATGACCCTATACGTCTCCTAATATTTAGTTTTATCCTGGGGATTATACAAATATACACGGGATTATGTCTTCAAGCCTATAAAAATATTAGAGATGGAAATACCACAGCAGCCCTTTTTGACCAGGGTATGTGGATGATATTCCTGGCCGGATGCATAATGTTTGCATTGCCGGGAATGGCACAGGTTGCTAAAATAGTAGCAATAGCAGGTGCAATAGGGCTGGTCCTGACTCAGGGGAGGCATCAAAGAAACCCAGTTTTAAAACTTGGTTCAGGTATTTTAAGCCTGTATGATGCCACCGGGTTTTTGAGCGATGTCCTGTCGTATTCAAGGGTACTTGCCCTGGGCCTTGCTACAGGAGTTATCGCTACCGTAATCAATACCATGGGTGAGCTGATAGGGGTTAATTTTATCGGTTATATCTTTATGATAATCCTTCTTATTGGAGGGCATCTGTTCAATATAGCCATTAATGCTTTAGGGGCATATGTCCACTCAAGCCGTCTTCAGTATGTAGAATTCTTCAGCAAATTCTATGAAGGCGGAGGGAGGGCATTTCAACCCTTTAAAATTAATACTAAATATATAAATCTAGAAAATGGGGAGGAGATTTAA